In Pseudomonas asiatica, the following are encoded in one genomic region:
- the bkdR gene encoding Bkd operon transcriptional regulator BkdR codes for MRKLDRTDIGILNSLQENARITNAELARSVNLSPTPCFNRVRAMEELGVIRQQVTLLSPEALGLDVNVFIHVSLEKQVEQSLHRFEEEIAERPEVMECYLMTGDPDYLLRVLLPSIQALERFLDYLTRLPGVANIRSSFALKQVRYKTALPLPANGMTLRE; via the coding sequence ATGCGCAAACTCGATCGTACCGATATCGGCATTCTCAACAGCCTGCAGGAAAATGCCCGCATCACCAACGCCGAACTGGCCCGCTCGGTGAACCTGTCTCCCACGCCCTGCTTCAACCGGGTTCGGGCCATGGAGGAGTTGGGGGTGATACGCCAGCAGGTGACCTTGCTGTCACCCGAGGCGTTGGGGCTGGATGTGAACGTGTTCATCCATGTGAGCCTGGAAAAACAGGTCGAGCAGTCGTTGCATCGATTCGAGGAAGAGATTGCCGAACGGCCCGAGGTGATGGAGTGCTACCTGATGACCGGCGATCCGGACTACCTGTTGCGGGTACTGCTGCCCAGCATCCAGGCGCTGGAACGGTTCCTGGATTACCTGACGCGGTTGCCAGGGGTGGCCAACATCCGTTCCAGTTTTGCCTTGAAGCAGGTGCGCTACAAGACGGCCTTGCCGCTGCCGGCCAATGGCATGACCTTGCGGGAGTAG
- a CDS encoding 3-methyl-2-oxobutanoate dehydrogenase (2-methylpropanoyl-transferring) subunit alpha, with the protein MNEYAPLRLHVPEPTGRPGCQTDFSYLRLNDAGQARKPPVDVDAADTADLSYSLIRVLDEQGDAQGPWAEDIDPQVLRQGMRAMLKTRIFDSRMVVAQRQKKMSFYMQSLGEEAIGSGQALALNRTDMCFPTYRQQSILMARDVSLVEMICQLLSNERDPLKGRQLPIMYSVREAGFFTISGNLATQFVQAVGWAMASAIKGDTKIASAWIGDGATAESDFHTALTFAHVYRAPVILNVVNNQWAISTFQAIAGGESTTFAGRGVGCGIASLRVDGNDFVAVYAASRWAAERARRGLGPSLIEWVTYRAGPHSTSDDPSKYRPADDWSHFPLGDPIARLKQHLIKIGHWSEEEHQATTAELEAAVIAAQKEAEQYGTLANGHIPSAASMFEDVYKEMPDHLRRQRQELGV; encoded by the coding sequence ATGAACGAGTACGCCCCCCTGCGTTTGCATGTGCCCGAGCCTACCGGCCGGCCAGGCTGCCAGACCGATTTCTCCTACCTGCGCCTGAACGATGCAGGTCAAGCCCGTAAACCCCCAGTCGATGTCGACGCTGCCGACACCGCCGACCTGTCCTACAGCCTTATCCGCGTGCTCGACGAGCAAGGCGATGCACAAGGCCCGTGGGCCGAAGACATCGACCCGCAGGTTCTCCGCCAGGGCATGCGTGCCATGCTCAAGACGCGGATTTTCGACAGCCGCATGGTGGTCGCCCAGCGCCAGAAGAAGATGTCCTTCTACATGCAGAGCCTGGGTGAAGAAGCCATCGGCAGCGGCCAGGCCCTGGCGCTGAACCGCACCGACATGTGCTTCCCCACCTACCGCCAGCAAAGCATCCTGATGGCCCGCGACGTGTCGCTGGTCGAGATGATCTGCCAGTTGCTGTCCAACGAGCGCGACCCGCTCAAGGGCCGCCAGTTGCCGATCATGTATTCGGTGCGCGAGGCCGGTTTCTTCACCATCAGCGGTAACCTGGCGACCCAGTTCGTGCAGGCGGTCGGCTGGGCCATGGCCTCGGCGATCAAGGGCGATACCAAGATCGCCTCGGCGTGGATCGGCGACGGCGCAACCGCCGAGTCGGACTTCCACACCGCCCTCACCTTTGCCCACGTGTACCGCGCCCCGGTGATCCTCAACGTGGTCAACAACCAGTGGGCGATCTCCACCTTCCAGGCCATCGCCGGTGGCGAGTCGACCACCTTCGCCGGCCGTGGCGTGGGTTGCGGCATTGCCTCGCTGCGGGTCGATGGCAACGACTTCGTCGCCGTGTACGCTGCCTCGCGCTGGGCCGCCGAACGCGCCCGCCGTGGCCTGGGCCCGAGCCTGATCGAGTGGGTCACCTACCGTGCAGGCCCGCACTCGACCTCGGACGACCCGTCCAAGTACCGCCCGGCCGATGACTGGAGCCACTTCCCGCTTGGCGACCCGATCGCCCGCCTGAAGCAGCACCTGATCAAGATCGGCCACTGGTCCGAGGAAGAACACCAGGCCACCACTGCCGAACTGGAAGCCGCGGTGATCGCCGCGCAGAAGGAAGCCGAGCAGTACGGCACGCTGGCCAACGGTCACATCCCGAGTGCAGCCTCGATGTTCGAGGACGTGTACAAGGAAATGCCCGACCACCTGCGCCGTCAACGCCAGGAACTGGGGGTTTGA
- a CDS encoding alpha-ketoacid dehydrogenase subunit beta, whose product MNDHNNSINPETAMATTTMTMIQALRSAMDVMLERDDNVVIYGQDVGYFGGVFRCTEGLQNKYGKSRVFDAPISESGIVGTAVGMGAYGLRPVVEIQFADYFYPASDQIVSEMARLRYRSAGEFIAPLTLRMPCGGGIYGGQTHSQSPEAMFTQVCGLRTVMPSNPYDAKGLLIASIECDDPVIFLEPKRLYNGPFDGHHDRPVTPWSKHPQSAVPDGYYSVPLDKAAITRPGNDVTVLTYGTTVYVAQVAAEETGVDAEVIDLRSLWPLDLETIVESVKKTGRCVVVHEATRTCGFGAELVSLVQEHCFHHLEAPIERVTGWDTPYPHAQEWAYFPGPSRVGAALKKVMEV is encoded by the coding sequence ATGAACGACCACAACAACAGCATCAACCCGGAAACCGCCATGGCCACCACTACCATGACCATGATCCAGGCCCTGCGCTCGGCCATGGATGTCATGCTCGAGCGCGACGACAATGTGGTGATCTACGGCCAGGACGTCGGTTACTTCGGCGGCGTGTTCCGCTGCACCGAAGGCCTGCAGAACAAGTACGGCAAGTCCCGTGTGTTCGACGCGCCGATCTCCGAGAGCGGCATCGTCGGCACCGCCGTGGGCATGGGTGCCTATGGCCTGCGCCCGGTGGTGGAAATCCAGTTCGCCGACTACTTCTACCCGGCCTCCGACCAGATCGTTTCCGAGATGGCGCGCCTGCGTTACCGCTCGGCCGGCGAGTTCATCGCCCCGTTGACCCTGCGCATGCCCTGCGGTGGCGGGATCTATGGTGGCCAGACCCACAGCCAGAGCCCGGAAGCGATGTTCACCCAGGTGTGCGGCCTGCGCACTGTCATGCCGTCCAACCCGTATGACGCCAAGGGCCTGCTGATCGCCTCGATCGAATGCGATGACCCGGTGATCTTCCTGGAACCCAAGCGCCTGTACAACGGCCCGTTCGACGGCCACCACGACCGCCCTGTCACCCCCTGGTCGAAGCACCCGCAAAGCGCCGTACCCGATGGCTACTACAGCGTGCCGCTGGACAAGGCAGCCATTACCCGTCCCGGCAATGACGTGACCGTGCTGACCTACGGCACCACGGTGTACGTGGCCCAGGTGGCCGCCGAAGAAACCGGCGTCGACGCCGAGGTGATCGACCTGCGCAGCCTGTGGCCGCTGGACCTGGAGACCATCGTCGAGTCGGTGAAAAAGACCGGCCGCTGCGTGGTGGTACACGAAGCTACCCGCACCTGCGGCTTCGGCGCCGAACTGGTGTCGCTGGTACAGGAACACTGCTTCCACCACCTGGAGGCGCCGATCGAGCGCGTCACCGGTTGGGACACCCCCTACCCCCACGCACAGGAATGGGCTTACTTCCCAGGGCCTTCGCGGGTAGGTGCGGCATTGAAAAAGGTCATGGAGGTCTGA
- a CDS encoding dihydrolipoamide acetyltransferase family protein, with amino-acid sequence MGTHVIKMPDIGEGIAQVELVEWFVKVGDMIAEDQVVADVMTDKATVEIPSPVSGKVLALGGQPGEVMAVGSELIRIEVEGSGNHVDVPTKDVQKPEQVEAPAAPVAAKPEPQKEARPAACQAPVNHEAAPIVPRQPGDKPLASPAVRKRALDAGIELRYVHGSGPAGRILHEDLDAFMSKPHSAGGQAPSGYAKRTDSEQVPVIGLRRKIAQRMQDAKRRVAHFSYVEEIDVTALEALRQQLNSKHGDSRGKLTLLPFLVRALVVALRDFPQINATYDDEAQVITRHGAVHVGIATQGDNGLMVPVLRHAEAGSLWSNAGEISRLANAARNNKASRDELSGSTITLTSLGALGGIVSTPVVNTPEVAIVGVNRMVERPVVIDGQIVVRKMMNLSSSFDHRVVDGMDAALFIQAVRGLLEQPACLFVE; translated from the coding sequence ATGGGCACGCACGTCATCAAGATGCCTGACATTGGCGAAGGCATCGCGCAGGTCGAGTTGGTCGAGTGGTTCGTCAAGGTCGGCGACATGATCGCCGAAGACCAGGTGGTGGCCGACGTCATGACCGACAAGGCCACCGTGGAAATCCCTTCGCCGGTCAGCGGCAAGGTGCTTGCCCTGGGTGGGCAGCCCGGTGAAGTGATGGCGGTCGGCAGCGAGCTGATCCGCATCGAAGTGGAAGGCAGCGGCAACCATGTGGATGTGCCCACCAAGGATGTGCAAAAGCCCGAACAGGTCGAGGCCCCCGCGGCCCCGGTAGCCGCCAAGCCAGAGCCGCAGAAGGAAGCAAGACCGGCCGCTTGCCAGGCGCCTGTCAACCACGAAGCAGCCCCGATCGTGCCGCGCCAGCCAGGCGACAAGCCGCTGGCCTCGCCGGCGGTGCGCAAGCGTGCCCTGGATGCCGGTATCGAACTGCGTTACGTGCATGGCAGCGGCCCGGCCGGGCGCATCCTGCACGAAGACCTCGACGCCTTCATGAGCAAGCCGCACAGCGCTGGCGGGCAAGCGCCGAGCGGCTATGCCAAGCGCACCGACAGCGAGCAGGTACCGGTGATAGGCCTGCGCCGCAAGATCGCCCAGCGCATGCAGGACGCCAAGCGCCGCGTCGCGCACTTCAGCTATGTGGAAGAAATCGACGTCACCGCCCTGGAAGCCTTGCGCCAGCAGCTCAACAGCAAGCACGGCGACAGCCGCGGCAAGCTGACCCTGCTGCCGTTCCTGGTGCGCGCCCTGGTCGTGGCACTGCGCGACTTCCCGCAGATCAACGCCACCTATGACGACGAAGCCCAGGTCATCACCCGCCATGGCGCGGTGCATGTGGGCATCGCCACCCAGGGTGACAACGGCCTGATGGTACCGGTACTGCGCCATGCCGAAGCTGGCAGCCTGTGGAGCAATGCCGGCGAGATCTCGCGCCTGGCCAACGCTGCTCGCAACAACAAGGCAAGCCGCGATGAGCTGTCCGGTTCGACCATCACCCTGACCAGCCTGGGCGCACTGGGAGGCATCGTCAGCACGCCGGTGGTCAACACCCCGGAAGTGGCGATCGTCGGCGTCAACCGCATGGTCGAGCGGCCTGTGGTGATCGACGGCCAGATCGTCGTGCGCAAGATGATGAACCTGTCCAGCTCGTTCGACCACCGCGTGGTCGATGGCATGGACGCCGCGCTGTTCATCCAGGCCGTGCGCGGCCTGCTCGAACAACCCGCCTGCCTGTTCGTGGAGTGA